The Xiphias gladius isolate SHS-SW01 ecotype Sanya breed wild chromosome 4, ASM1685928v1, whole genome shotgun sequence genome includes a window with the following:
- the asap2b gene encoding arf-GAP with SH3 domain, ANK repeat and PH domain-containing protein 2b isoform X4: MPELISVTEFIAETNEDYKAPTASSFTTRMSHCRNTVAALEEALDVDRSVLYKIKKSVKTINTSGQAHVDSEEQYIQSMEKFGDNCVSREDTEVGSAFLKFAVFTRELTALFKNLLQNMNNIITFPLDSLLKGDLKGVKGDLKKPFDKAWKDYETKLAKIEKEKREHAKQHGMIRTEFSGGEIAEEMEKERRLFQLQMCEYLLKVNEIKVKKGVDFLQSLIKYFHAQCNFFQDGLKAVESLKPSVEKLATDLTAIKQTQDGERKQLAQLRDVLKASLQSEQKEANRPPAKLNLLTCQVKRNPDEKKSFDLFSHDRTYHFQAEDEAECQVWVSVLQNSREEALNKAFKGDQNEGENNIVQELTKAIVGEVKRMSGNDSCCDCGAAGPTWLSTNLGVLICIECSGIHREMGVHYSRIQSLDLDVLGTSELLLAKNVGNAIFNEIMEADLSAQDVTKPDPSSDMQMRKDYITAKYTEKRFAQRLCADAASRLQVLYEAVRNRDILSLIQVYAEGVDLMEAVTQPNEHEPGETVLHLAVRMVDRNSLHIVDFLAQNSVNLDKQTARGSTALHYCCLTDNSECLKLLLRGKASVSITNEAGETPLDIAKRLRHTRCEELLNQAQTGKFNVHVHVEYEWRLQNEDLDESEDEMEDKPIPNRREERPVSCFVPGSGPMQPNLAALARDAACLMRDKQRPQVPSTIISNETYGTVLDLSLLPVGPTPPLPPRAPHRGHSKPAAMETVGRQRSSSDPPNPQTPERNSSMYVLPAPPPPPPVNKKSSMLESKTVSARNIPLPPLPPPPLPGLSPAPPVPPVPPPASIPPPPHYKAPPLPPPVPCHQPSRPPGPLRPKSPKSPKSPSGSVKHPPQRPPVRSGSVDKRGPQAKSPHSPAPPTPKPRTNFSVSPQTQQQHQQRSEVNAEGSIQSNEKQKPQRVKAIYNCCADNPDELTFTEGEVIVVEGEEDSEWWIGHVEGEPSRRGAFPVTFVHFITE; the protein is encoded by the exons ATGCCGGAGCTGATCAGTGTGACAGAGTTTATCGCGGAGACTAATGAGGACTACAAAGCTCCTACCGCGTCCAGCTTCACCACTCGGATGTCCCACTGCAGGAACACGGTGGCTGCCCTGGAGGAG GCTCTGGACGTGGACCGATCAGTTCTGTACAAGATCAAGAAGTCGGTGAAGACCATCAACACATCTGGTCAGG CTCACGTGGACAGTGAGGAGCAGTACATCCAGTCCATGGAGAAGTTCGGGGACAACTGTGTTAGCCGAGAGGACACCGAAGTCGGCTCCGCCTTCCTCAAGTTCGCTGTTTTCACCAGAGAGCTGACGGCGCTCTTCAAAAACCTG TTGCAGAACATGAACAACATCATCACCTTCCCCCTGGACAGTCTGCTGAAGGGAGACCTGAAAGGAGTGAAAGGG GATCTGAAGAAGCCGTTCGACAAAGCCTGGAAGGATTATGAGACCAAACT AGCGAAGATcgagaaggagaagagggagcACGCCAAGCAGCACGGGATGATTCGGACTGAGTTCAGTGGCGGAGAAATcgcagaggagatggagaaggagagacgACTCTTCCAGCTGCAGATGTGCGAG TATCTCCTCAAAGTGAACGAGATCAAAGTGAAGAAGGGCGTGGACTTCCTCCAGAGCCTCATCAAGTATTTCCACGCTCAGTGCAA CTTTTTCCAGGACGGACTGAAAGCTGTGGAGAGTCTGAAACCCTCCGTGGAGAAACTGGCTACAGACCTGACCGCG ATTAAACAGACTCAGGATGGCGAGAGGAAACAGCTGGCTCAGCTCCGAGACGTCCTGAAGGCTTCCCTGCAGTCCGAGCAGAAAGAG GCTAACAGGCCTCCGGCCAAACTCAACCTGCTCACCTGCCAGGTGAAGAGGAATCCGGACGAGAAGAAGAGCTTCGATCTGTTCTCAC ACGACAGAACCTATCACTTCCAAGCCGAGGACGAAGCAGAGTGTCAGGT aTGGGTGTCGGTGCTGCAGAACAGCAGGGAGGAGGCGCTGAACAAGGCCTTCAAGGGAGATCAGAACGAAGGAGAGAACAACATCGTCCAGGAGCTGACCAAGGCCATCGTAGGGGAGGTGAAGAGGATGAGCGGCAACGACAGCTGCTGTGACTGCGGAGCGGCCG GCCCCACCTGGCTGTCCACCAACCTTGGGGTGCTGATCTGCATCGAGTGTTCGGGGATCCACAGGGAGATGGGGGTCCACTACTCCAGGATCCAGAGTCTGGACCTGGATGTCCTGGGAACCTCCGAGCTGCTG TTGGCCAAGAACGTAGGAAATGCCATATTCAACGAGATCATGGAGGCAGATCTGTCGGCGCAGGACGTGACCAAACCGGATCCGAGCAGCGACAT GCAGATGAGGAAGGACTACATCACAGCCAAGTACACAGAGAAGCGCTTCGCGCAGCGGCTTTGTGCCGACGCTGCGTCCAGACTGCAGGTTCTATACGAGGCCGTCCGGAACAGAGACATCCTGTCTCTGATCCAGGTCTACGCCGAGGGAGTGGACCTGATGGAGGCCGTCACACAGCCCAACGAACAC GAACCCGGAGAGACGGTGCTCCACCTGGCGGTCCGAATGGTCGACAGAAACTCGCTCCACATCGTCGACTTCCTCGCTCAAAACAG CGTTAACCTGGACAAGCAGACGGCCAGAGGAAGCACGGCGCTGCATTACTGCTGCCTGACCGACAACAGCGAGTGTCTCAAACTGCTGCTGAGAGGAAAAGCTTCGGTCTCCATCA CGAACGAAGCCGGGGAGACGCCGCTGGACATCGCCAAACGTCTCCGACACACTCGGTGTGAAGAACTG cTGAATCAGGCTCAGACCGGGAAGTTTAACGTCCACGTTCATGTCGAGTACGAGTGGCGTCTCCAGAACGAGGACCTGGATGAGAGCGAGGATGAGATGGAGGACAAG CCCATCCCCAACCGTCGCGAGGAGCGTCCGGTCAGCTGCTTCGTGCCGGGCAGCGGCCCCATGCAGCCCAACCTGGCGGCGCTGGCCCGGGACGCCGCCTGCCTGATGCGGGACAAACAGAGGCCCCAGGTCCCCAGCACCATAATCAGCAACGAGACCTACGGCACCGTGCTGGACCTCAGCCTGCTGCCAGTGGGGCCGACACCCCCGCTGCCACCCAGAGCGCctcacagag GTCACAGTAAACCTGCTGCCATGGAAACGGTGGGAAGACAGCGGTCGTCCTCCGACCCCCCCAACCCTCAAACGCCCGAGAGGAACTCCTCCATGTATG tTCTCccagcacctcctcctcctcctccagtaaACAAGAAGTCCAGTATGTTGGAGTCCAAGACCGTGTCAGCCAGGAAcatccccctccctcctctgcctcctccaccaTTACCAGGACTCTCCCCCGCCCCCCCAGTACCACCGGTCCCACCACCGGCCTCCATCCCACCACCGCCCCACTACAAAGCTCCACCTCTCCCCCCACCAGTCCCCTGCCACCAGCCCAGCAGACCACCAGGACCATTGAGACCCAAGTCTCCCAAGTCTCCTAAATCACCCAGCGG ATCAGTGAAACATCCTCCACAGAGACCTCCTGTCAGGTCTGGATCTGTGGACAAACGAg gTCCTCAGGCCAAATCCCCCCACAGTCCGGCTCCTCCCACACCCAAACCCAGAACCAACTTCTCTGTAAGTCCTcagacacaacagcagcaccaacagaggtcagaggtcaacgcTGAGGGTTCCATACAGTCAAATGAG aagcaGAAGCCTCAGAGGGTAAAGGCCATCTACAACTGCTGCGCCGACAATCCGGACGAGCTGACGTTCACCGAGGGGGAGGTGATcgtggtggagggggaggaggacagcGAGTGGTGG ATCGGTCACGTTGAAGGAGAGCCGAGCAGACGAGGAGCTTTTCCTGTCACCTTCGTTCACTTCATCACAGAGTGA
- the asap2b gene encoding arf-GAP with SH3 domain, ANK repeat and PH domain-containing protein 2b isoform X1 gives MPELISVTEFIAETNEDYKAPTASSFTTRMSHCRNTVAALEEALDVDRSVLYKIKKSVKTINTSGQAHVDSEEQYIQSMEKFGDNCVSREDTEVGSAFLKFAVFTRELTALFKNLLQNMNNIITFPLDSLLKGDLKGVKGDLKKPFDKAWKDYETKLAKIEKEKREHAKQHGMIRTEFSGGEIAEEMEKERRLFQLQMCEYLLKVNEIKVKKGVDFLQSLIKYFHAQCNFFQDGLKAVESLKPSVEKLATDLTAIKQTQDGERKQLAQLRDVLKASLQSEQKETSQDSQAKQNAGYSLHQLQGNKAHGTERSGVLYKKSEGLRKVWQKRKCSVRNGFLTICHGTANRPPAKLNLLTCQVKRNPDEKKSFDLFSHDRTYHFQAEDEAECQVWVSVLQNSREEALNKAFKGDQNEGENNIVQELTKAIVGEVKRMSGNDSCCDCGAAGPTWLSTNLGVLICIECSGIHREMGVHYSRIQSLDLDVLGTSELLLAKNVGNAIFNEIMEADLSAQDVTKPDPSSDMQMRKDYITAKYTEKRFAQRLCADAASRLQVLYEAVRNRDILSLIQVYAEGVDLMEAVTQPNEHEPGETVLHLAVRMVDRNSLHIVDFLAQNSVNLDKQTARGSTALHYCCLTDNSECLKLLLRGKASVSITNEAGETPLDIAKRLRHTRCEELLNQAQTGKFNVHVHVEYEWRLQNEDLDESEDEMEDKPIPNRREERPVSCFVPGSGPMQPNLAALARDAACLMRDKQRPQVPSTIISNETYGTVLDLSLLPVGPTPPLPPRAPHRGHSKPAAMETVGRQRSSSDPPNPQTPERNSSMYVLPAPPPPPPVNKKSSMLESKTVSARNIPLPPLPPPPLPGLSPAPPVPPVPPPASIPPPPHYKAPPLPPPVPCHQPSRPPGPLRPKSPKSPKSPSGSVKHPPQRPPVRSGSVDKRGPQAKSPHSPAPPTPKPRTNFSVSPQTQQQHQQRSEVNAEGSIQSNEKQKPQRVKAIYNCCADNPDELTFTEGEVIVVEGEEDSEWWIGHVEGEPSRRGAFPVTFVHFITE, from the exons ATGCCGGAGCTGATCAGTGTGACAGAGTTTATCGCGGAGACTAATGAGGACTACAAAGCTCCTACCGCGTCCAGCTTCACCACTCGGATGTCCCACTGCAGGAACACGGTGGCTGCCCTGGAGGAG GCTCTGGACGTGGACCGATCAGTTCTGTACAAGATCAAGAAGTCGGTGAAGACCATCAACACATCTGGTCAGG CTCACGTGGACAGTGAGGAGCAGTACATCCAGTCCATGGAGAAGTTCGGGGACAACTGTGTTAGCCGAGAGGACACCGAAGTCGGCTCCGCCTTCCTCAAGTTCGCTGTTTTCACCAGAGAGCTGACGGCGCTCTTCAAAAACCTG TTGCAGAACATGAACAACATCATCACCTTCCCCCTGGACAGTCTGCTGAAGGGAGACCTGAAAGGAGTGAAAGGG GATCTGAAGAAGCCGTTCGACAAAGCCTGGAAGGATTATGAGACCAAACT AGCGAAGATcgagaaggagaagagggagcACGCCAAGCAGCACGGGATGATTCGGACTGAGTTCAGTGGCGGAGAAATcgcagaggagatggagaaggagagacgACTCTTCCAGCTGCAGATGTGCGAG TATCTCCTCAAAGTGAACGAGATCAAAGTGAAGAAGGGCGTGGACTTCCTCCAGAGCCTCATCAAGTATTTCCACGCTCAGTGCAA CTTTTTCCAGGACGGACTGAAAGCTGTGGAGAGTCTGAAACCCTCCGTGGAGAAACTGGCTACAGACCTGACCGCG ATTAAACAGACTCAGGATGGCGAGAGGAAACAGCTGGCTCAGCTCCGAGACGTCCTGAAGGCTTCCCTGCAGTCCGAGCAGAAAGAG ACTTCACAGGACTCTCAGGCGAAGCAGAACGCAGGCTACAGCCTCCATCAGCTGCAGGGAAACAAGGCCCACGGGACCGAACGCTCCGGAGTCCTCTACAAGAAAAGTGAGGG ACTGAGGAAGGTGTGGCAGAAGAGGAAGTGCTCGGTGAGGAACGGTTTCCTGACCATCTGCCACGGCACG GCTAACAGGCCTCCGGCCAAACTCAACCTGCTCACCTGCCAGGTGAAGAGGAATCCGGACGAGAAGAAGAGCTTCGATCTGTTCTCAC ACGACAGAACCTATCACTTCCAAGCCGAGGACGAAGCAGAGTGTCAGGT aTGGGTGTCGGTGCTGCAGAACAGCAGGGAGGAGGCGCTGAACAAGGCCTTCAAGGGAGATCAGAACGAAGGAGAGAACAACATCGTCCAGGAGCTGACCAAGGCCATCGTAGGGGAGGTGAAGAGGATGAGCGGCAACGACAGCTGCTGTGACTGCGGAGCGGCCG GCCCCACCTGGCTGTCCACCAACCTTGGGGTGCTGATCTGCATCGAGTGTTCGGGGATCCACAGGGAGATGGGGGTCCACTACTCCAGGATCCAGAGTCTGGACCTGGATGTCCTGGGAACCTCCGAGCTGCTG TTGGCCAAGAACGTAGGAAATGCCATATTCAACGAGATCATGGAGGCAGATCTGTCGGCGCAGGACGTGACCAAACCGGATCCGAGCAGCGACAT GCAGATGAGGAAGGACTACATCACAGCCAAGTACACAGAGAAGCGCTTCGCGCAGCGGCTTTGTGCCGACGCTGCGTCCAGACTGCAGGTTCTATACGAGGCCGTCCGGAACAGAGACATCCTGTCTCTGATCCAGGTCTACGCCGAGGGAGTGGACCTGATGGAGGCCGTCACACAGCCCAACGAACAC GAACCCGGAGAGACGGTGCTCCACCTGGCGGTCCGAATGGTCGACAGAAACTCGCTCCACATCGTCGACTTCCTCGCTCAAAACAG CGTTAACCTGGACAAGCAGACGGCCAGAGGAAGCACGGCGCTGCATTACTGCTGCCTGACCGACAACAGCGAGTGTCTCAAACTGCTGCTGAGAGGAAAAGCTTCGGTCTCCATCA CGAACGAAGCCGGGGAGACGCCGCTGGACATCGCCAAACGTCTCCGACACACTCGGTGTGAAGAACTG cTGAATCAGGCTCAGACCGGGAAGTTTAACGTCCACGTTCATGTCGAGTACGAGTGGCGTCTCCAGAACGAGGACCTGGATGAGAGCGAGGATGAGATGGAGGACAAG CCCATCCCCAACCGTCGCGAGGAGCGTCCGGTCAGCTGCTTCGTGCCGGGCAGCGGCCCCATGCAGCCCAACCTGGCGGCGCTGGCCCGGGACGCCGCCTGCCTGATGCGGGACAAACAGAGGCCCCAGGTCCCCAGCACCATAATCAGCAACGAGACCTACGGCACCGTGCTGGACCTCAGCCTGCTGCCAGTGGGGCCGACACCCCCGCTGCCACCCAGAGCGCctcacagag GTCACAGTAAACCTGCTGCCATGGAAACGGTGGGAAGACAGCGGTCGTCCTCCGACCCCCCCAACCCTCAAACGCCCGAGAGGAACTCCTCCATGTATG tTCTCccagcacctcctcctcctcctccagtaaACAAGAAGTCCAGTATGTTGGAGTCCAAGACCGTGTCAGCCAGGAAcatccccctccctcctctgcctcctccaccaTTACCAGGACTCTCCCCCGCCCCCCCAGTACCACCGGTCCCACCACCGGCCTCCATCCCACCACCGCCCCACTACAAAGCTCCACCTCTCCCCCCACCAGTCCCCTGCCACCAGCCCAGCAGACCACCAGGACCATTGAGACCCAAGTCTCCCAAGTCTCCTAAATCACCCAGCGG ATCAGTGAAACATCCTCCACAGAGACCTCCTGTCAGGTCTGGATCTGTGGACAAACGAg gTCCTCAGGCCAAATCCCCCCACAGTCCGGCTCCTCCCACACCCAAACCCAGAACCAACTTCTCTGTAAGTCCTcagacacaacagcagcaccaacagaggtcagaggtcaacgcTGAGGGTTCCATACAGTCAAATGAG aagcaGAAGCCTCAGAGGGTAAAGGCCATCTACAACTGCTGCGCCGACAATCCGGACGAGCTGACGTTCACCGAGGGGGAGGTGATcgtggtggagggggaggaggacagcGAGTGGTGG ATCGGTCACGTTGAAGGAGAGCCGAGCAGACGAGGAGCTTTTCCTGTCACCTTCGTTCACTTCATCACAGAGTGA
- the asap2b gene encoding arf-GAP with SH3 domain, ANK repeat and PH domain-containing protein 2b isoform X2 — MPELISVTEFIAETNEDYKAPTASSFTTRMSHCRNTVAALEEALDVDRSVLYKIKKSVKTINTSGQAHVDSEEQYIQSMEKFGDNCVSREDTEVGSAFLKFAVFTRELTALFKNLLQNMNNIITFPLDSLLKGDLKGVKGDLKKPFDKAWKDYETKLAKIEKEKREHAKQHGMIRTEFSGGEIAEEMEKERRLFQLQMCEYLLKVNEIKVKKGVDFLQSLIKYFHAQCNFFQDGLKAVESLKPSVEKLATDLTAIKQTQDGERKQLAQLRDVLKASLQSEQKETSQDSQAKQNAGYSLHQLQGNKAHGTERSGVLYKKSEGLRKVWQKRKCSVRNGFLTICHGTANRPPAKLNLLTCQVKRNPDEKKSFDLFSHDRTYHFQAEDEAECQVWVSVLQNSREEALNKAFKGDQNEGENNIVQELTKAIVGEVKRMSGNDSCCDCGAAGPTWLSTNLGVLICIECSGIHREMGVHYSRIQSLDLDVLGTSELLLAKNVGNAIFNEIMEADLSAQDVTKPDPSSDMQMRKDYITAKYTEKRFAQRLCADAASRLQVLYEAVRNRDILSLIQVYAEGVDLMEAVTQPNEHEPGETVLHLAVRMVDRNSLHIVDFLAQNSVNLDKQTARGSTALHYCCLTDNSECLKLLLRGKASVSITNEAGETPLDIAKRLRHTRCEELLNQAQTGKFNVHVHVEYEWRLQNEDLDESEDEMEDKPIPNRREERPVSCFVPGSGPMQPNLAALARDAACLMRDKQRPQVPSTIISNETYGTVLDLSLLPVGPTPPLPPRAPHRGHSKPAAMETVGRQRSSSDPPNPQTPERNSSMYVLPAPPPPPPVNKKSSMLESKTVSARNIPLPPLPPPPLPGLSPAPPVPPVPPPASIPPPPHYKAPPLPPPVPCHQPSRPPGPLRPKSPKSPKSPSGSVKHPPQRPPVRSGSVDKRGPQAKSPHSPAPPTPKPRTNFSVSPQTQQQHQQRSEVNAEGSIQSNEAGTARQKAEASEGKGHLQLLRRQSGRADVHRGGGDRGGGGGGQRVVDRSR, encoded by the exons ATGCCGGAGCTGATCAGTGTGACAGAGTTTATCGCGGAGACTAATGAGGACTACAAAGCTCCTACCGCGTCCAGCTTCACCACTCGGATGTCCCACTGCAGGAACACGGTGGCTGCCCTGGAGGAG GCTCTGGACGTGGACCGATCAGTTCTGTACAAGATCAAGAAGTCGGTGAAGACCATCAACACATCTGGTCAGG CTCACGTGGACAGTGAGGAGCAGTACATCCAGTCCATGGAGAAGTTCGGGGACAACTGTGTTAGCCGAGAGGACACCGAAGTCGGCTCCGCCTTCCTCAAGTTCGCTGTTTTCACCAGAGAGCTGACGGCGCTCTTCAAAAACCTG TTGCAGAACATGAACAACATCATCACCTTCCCCCTGGACAGTCTGCTGAAGGGAGACCTGAAAGGAGTGAAAGGG GATCTGAAGAAGCCGTTCGACAAAGCCTGGAAGGATTATGAGACCAAACT AGCGAAGATcgagaaggagaagagggagcACGCCAAGCAGCACGGGATGATTCGGACTGAGTTCAGTGGCGGAGAAATcgcagaggagatggagaaggagagacgACTCTTCCAGCTGCAGATGTGCGAG TATCTCCTCAAAGTGAACGAGATCAAAGTGAAGAAGGGCGTGGACTTCCTCCAGAGCCTCATCAAGTATTTCCACGCTCAGTGCAA CTTTTTCCAGGACGGACTGAAAGCTGTGGAGAGTCTGAAACCCTCCGTGGAGAAACTGGCTACAGACCTGACCGCG ATTAAACAGACTCAGGATGGCGAGAGGAAACAGCTGGCTCAGCTCCGAGACGTCCTGAAGGCTTCCCTGCAGTCCGAGCAGAAAGAG ACTTCACAGGACTCTCAGGCGAAGCAGAACGCAGGCTACAGCCTCCATCAGCTGCAGGGAAACAAGGCCCACGGGACCGAACGCTCCGGAGTCCTCTACAAGAAAAGTGAGGG ACTGAGGAAGGTGTGGCAGAAGAGGAAGTGCTCGGTGAGGAACGGTTTCCTGACCATCTGCCACGGCACG GCTAACAGGCCTCCGGCCAAACTCAACCTGCTCACCTGCCAGGTGAAGAGGAATCCGGACGAGAAGAAGAGCTTCGATCTGTTCTCAC ACGACAGAACCTATCACTTCCAAGCCGAGGACGAAGCAGAGTGTCAGGT aTGGGTGTCGGTGCTGCAGAACAGCAGGGAGGAGGCGCTGAACAAGGCCTTCAAGGGAGATCAGAACGAAGGAGAGAACAACATCGTCCAGGAGCTGACCAAGGCCATCGTAGGGGAGGTGAAGAGGATGAGCGGCAACGACAGCTGCTGTGACTGCGGAGCGGCCG GCCCCACCTGGCTGTCCACCAACCTTGGGGTGCTGATCTGCATCGAGTGTTCGGGGATCCACAGGGAGATGGGGGTCCACTACTCCAGGATCCAGAGTCTGGACCTGGATGTCCTGGGAACCTCCGAGCTGCTG TTGGCCAAGAACGTAGGAAATGCCATATTCAACGAGATCATGGAGGCAGATCTGTCGGCGCAGGACGTGACCAAACCGGATCCGAGCAGCGACAT GCAGATGAGGAAGGACTACATCACAGCCAAGTACACAGAGAAGCGCTTCGCGCAGCGGCTTTGTGCCGACGCTGCGTCCAGACTGCAGGTTCTATACGAGGCCGTCCGGAACAGAGACATCCTGTCTCTGATCCAGGTCTACGCCGAGGGAGTGGACCTGATGGAGGCCGTCACACAGCCCAACGAACAC GAACCCGGAGAGACGGTGCTCCACCTGGCGGTCCGAATGGTCGACAGAAACTCGCTCCACATCGTCGACTTCCTCGCTCAAAACAG CGTTAACCTGGACAAGCAGACGGCCAGAGGAAGCACGGCGCTGCATTACTGCTGCCTGACCGACAACAGCGAGTGTCTCAAACTGCTGCTGAGAGGAAAAGCTTCGGTCTCCATCA CGAACGAAGCCGGGGAGACGCCGCTGGACATCGCCAAACGTCTCCGACACACTCGGTGTGAAGAACTG cTGAATCAGGCTCAGACCGGGAAGTTTAACGTCCACGTTCATGTCGAGTACGAGTGGCGTCTCCAGAACGAGGACCTGGATGAGAGCGAGGATGAGATGGAGGACAAG CCCATCCCCAACCGTCGCGAGGAGCGTCCGGTCAGCTGCTTCGTGCCGGGCAGCGGCCCCATGCAGCCCAACCTGGCGGCGCTGGCCCGGGACGCCGCCTGCCTGATGCGGGACAAACAGAGGCCCCAGGTCCCCAGCACCATAATCAGCAACGAGACCTACGGCACCGTGCTGGACCTCAGCCTGCTGCCAGTGGGGCCGACACCCCCGCTGCCACCCAGAGCGCctcacagag GTCACAGTAAACCTGCTGCCATGGAAACGGTGGGAAGACAGCGGTCGTCCTCCGACCCCCCCAACCCTCAAACGCCCGAGAGGAACTCCTCCATGTATG tTCTCccagcacctcctcctcctcctccagtaaACAAGAAGTCCAGTATGTTGGAGTCCAAGACCGTGTCAGCCAGGAAcatccccctccctcctctgcctcctccaccaTTACCAGGACTCTCCCCCGCCCCCCCAGTACCACCGGTCCCACCACCGGCCTCCATCCCACCACCGCCCCACTACAAAGCTCCACCTCTCCCCCCACCAGTCCCCTGCCACCAGCCCAGCAGACCACCAGGACCATTGAGACCCAAGTCTCCCAAGTCTCCTAAATCACCCAGCGG ATCAGTGAAACATCCTCCACAGAGACCTCCTGTCAGGTCTGGATCTGTGGACAAACGAg gTCCTCAGGCCAAATCCCCCCACAGTCCGGCTCCTCCCACACCCAAACCCAGAACCAACTTCTCTGTAAGTCCTcagacacaacagcagcaccaacagaggtcagaggtcaacgcTGAGGGTTCCATACAGTCAAATGAGGCAGGGACAGCTCGCCAAA aagcaGAAGCCTCAGAGGGTAAAGGCCATCTACAACTGCTGCGCCGACAATCCGGACGAGCTGACGTTCACCGAGGGGGAGGTGATcgtggtggagggggaggaggacagcGAGTGGTGG ATCGGTCACGTTGA